A genomic segment from Paenibacillus sp. FSL K6-1096 encodes:
- a CDS encoding cupin domain-containing protein has product MMHTQTQVTEVLSAADMTWELMPNHIELYHREIVSAEQADRLGIRMSSILWEKLGVGGQVVPHYHDVVEIIHITAGEVKLLSGGEWYSYRAGDTFHVPAGVVHSVANVGDTPSEQISIFVPAEADVPGNSFFGTTLIEDVYSSKLK; this is encoded by the coding sequence CAGGTTACCGAAGTGCTGAGCGCGGCGGACATGACATGGGAGCTTATGCCCAACCACATTGAACTGTACCACCGGGAGATCGTCTCGGCCGAGCAGGCGGACCGCCTGGGCATCCGCATGAGCTCCATTCTGTGGGAGAAGCTGGGCGTCGGCGGGCAGGTCGTGCCGCACTATCATGATGTCGTTGAGATTATTCATATCACAGCGGGCGAGGTCAAGCTGCTGTCAGGCGGGGAGTGGTACAGCTACCGGGCCGGAGATACGTTCCATGTGCCTGCGGGCGTTGTCCATTCCGTTGCGAATGTTGGCGATACACCGTCGGAGCAGATCAGCATTTTTGTACCGGCGGAGGCGGATGTGCCGGGGAACAGCTTTTTTGGCACAACACTGATTGAGGATGTCTATTCTAGCAAGCTAAAGTAA